Proteins encoded within one genomic window of Desulforegulaceae bacterium:
- a CDS encoding chemotaxis response regulator protein-glutamate methylesterase — MNKVRILVVDDTIFYRKILSDILKEIPQVEVVGSANTGKVALSKVDSLKPDMITLDVEMPGMNGLEVLEELNKKNLDIGVLMVSTLTGKGSHITIKALELGAFDFIEKPSSDGSSMKENMEKVKTSLVPIIQAFLKRRELKSRFKSTKKPLPQITKPDYKSQTKKTLTKPFSLKSKSEIITIAISTGGPNALSKMIPMLPENIGVPILIVQHMPPVFTASLAKSLDSKSKLSVMEAVNGQTIEPNKVYIAPGGMQMKVAASNDGMRRLIKITDDPPENSCKPSADYLFRSVADYYVGRATGVIMTGMGSDGFKGLLEMHKKNATIIAQDEESCTVYGMPKAPIEEGIVDTICSLEDIADEIVKTVKSPSRLR, encoded by the coding sequence TTGAATAAAGTTAGAATTTTAGTTGTTGATGATACAATATTTTACAGAAAAATCCTCAGCGACATCCTTAAAGAAATTCCTCAGGTTGAAGTTGTGGGTTCCGCCAATACAGGGAAAGTTGCCCTAAGTAAGGTTGACTCTCTTAAACCTGATATGATTACTCTTGATGTCGAAATGCCCGGGATGAACGGACTTGAAGTTTTAGAAGAGCTCAATAAAAAAAATTTAGATATAGGAGTTCTGATGGTAAGCACCCTTACAGGAAAAGGGAGCCATATCACCATCAAAGCACTTGAACTGGGAGCTTTTGATTTTATTGAAAAGCCTTCTTCTGATGGCAGTTCAATGAAAGAAAATATGGAAAAAGTAAAAACAAGCCTTGTTCCTATTATTCAAGCTTTTTTAAAAAGAAGGGAACTTAAGTCCAGATTTAAAAGCACAAAAAAACCTTTACCCCAAATCACAAAACCTGATTATAAATCCCAGACAAAAAAAACATTAACAAAACCCTTCTCATTAAAATCAAAATCAGAAATTATTACAATAGCCATATCAACCGGGGGACCAAATGCACTCTCAAAAATGATCCCCATGCTTCCGGAAAACATCGGAGTTCCAATACTTATTGTCCAGCATATGCCGCCGGTTTTTACAGCATCTCTTGCAAAAAGCCTTGATTCAAAATCAAAACTTTCAGTTATGGAAGCAGTCAACGGGCAGACAATTGAACCTAATAAGGTTTATATTGCTCCCGGAGGCATGCAGATGAAAGTCGCTGCCTCAAACGACGGGATGAGAAGGCTTATAAAAATTACAGATGATCCTCCTGAAAACAGCTGCAAACCTTCAGCTGATTACCTTTTCAGATCAGTGGCTGATTATTATGTTGGAAGGGCTACCGGTGTAATTATGACCGGGATGGGTTCTGACGGCTTCAAAGGGCTTCTGGAAATGCACAAAAAAAATGCAACCATAATTGCCCAGGATGAAGAAAGTTGCACTGTTTATGGAATGCCAAAAGCTCCTATAGAAGAAGGGATAGTTGACACTATCTGCTCCCTTGAAGACATTGCAGATGAAATAGTTAAAACTGTCAAAAGTCCATCAAGGCTGCGGTGA
- a CDS encoding chemotaxis protein CheW: protein MTIQQKSAKNLELATFYVGEALCGIDILNIQEINKQFEVTTVPQAEDFVKGILNLRGRIVTILDLGKKLGLSPVKKSKGNRNIIVNFYDEQIGLLVDEISDVIVARAEQLDSPPANLGGIEGSYFENIVKTEKTLIGILDIEKVLSTD, encoded by the coding sequence ATGACCATACAACAAAAATCAGCCAAAAACCTTGAACTTGCCACCTTTTATGTTGGAGAGGCTCTTTGCGGAATAGATATTTTAAATATTCAGGAGATAAACAAGCAGTTTGAAGTAACAACTGTGCCCCAGGCTGAAGATTTTGTAAAAGGAATCTTGAATTTAAGAGGAAGAATTGTAACTATCCTTGACCTTGGAAAAAAGCTTGGACTTTCTCCTGTGAAAAAAAGCAAAGGAAATAGAAATATAATAGTCAATTTTTACGACGAGCAAATAGGACTTCTTGTGGATGAAATAAGCGACGTGATAGTTGCGAGGGCAGAACAGCTTGACAGCCCTCCGGCAAACCTTGGAGGAATTGAGGGCAGTTATTTTGAAAACATTGTAAAGACTGAAAAAACTCTCATAGGAATTTTAGATATAGAAAAAGTTTTATCAACTGATTAG
- a CDS encoding chemotaxis protein CheW, which translates to MFFDDDETLQMYVEESLEHLGDIETDLLTLEEQGEELDDELVNSVFRAAHSVKGGAGFMGLDVVKELSHYLENILGLIRDREIVISSDIISILLRSFDKLKELISNIETSNDQEISQFVKDLKSITETNLPEDEQIAIEEICQIQHPESKIILRPNRYDIEQAKKQGKFIYILEYDLIKDIHKKNKNPLEVITSLSKSGVILDCKIDVSSIGTLEDEIPTKIPLFILFGSIIEPDMAPILVELDEEYVHNIIDDKMSLPEEDIQEAKGPLIKKAEEPVKETEPLVFKESKEEKPLKEKPKEMEKNKSPQNPVPSEINNGQKKPLPSPNDDLSKKTLSSLRVNINLLDSLMTLAGELVLSRNQLVQGLSSSNQHNIDSASQRIDMITSELQEAIMQTRMQPISNVFNKFTRVVRDLSKNLGKRIDLILEGKDVELDKTIIEAINDPLTHLVRNSVDHGIEMPDVREMAGKLPNGTISLKAYHEAGQVNIEIEDDGGGIDPEKIASIALKKGVITEQEINLLSVKDKMNLIFAPGFSTAEEVTEVSGRGVGMDVVKSNLEKLGGIIDVDSKKGRGTVIKIKLPLTLAIIPSQITSTGHEKYAIPQVNLDELLRVPAGQIKEKIEKVGNASVIRLRGTLLPLIRLADVLQIPRTFIDPETGEEKPERRFSIADRRSKDFFDETRDDKQLSEEEIQIRKDYDRRYHSKSAINIAVVSAGTHRYGLIVDELMDSEEIVVKPLGKHLKNCKGYAGATIMGDGRVALILDVASIAEMSQLSNFSSSKKLVEEKNKLESSSNKLKEHASLLLFKNTQEEQFAVPLNLVERIERIKSKSVELVGGQRVVQYRGASLPLHELGEVANVQPLPDSEQVEVIVFKLKGKEVGLMVQPPVDAVDVVLNIDTQTLMQPGIMGSLIINEMTTLMVDVYSFFKILHPEWYNESETYSDINKSNSLDPGSIKILFAEDSSFFRNQVSGFLAEDGYDVTIAEDGEIAWNIISAEEYNYNLVLTDLEMPNMDGFELTSRIKKDERFSNLPVIALTSLAGEGDMAKGRAVGIDDYQIKLDREKLLETIKNYLN; encoded by the coding sequence ATGTTTTTTGATGATGATGAAACCTTGCAAATGTATGTCGAAGAATCCCTGGAGCATCTTGGTGATATAGAAACAGACTTACTCACCCTTGAAGAACAAGGAGAGGAACTTGACGATGAGCTGGTGAACAGTGTTTTTAGAGCCGCTCACTCTGTCAAGGGAGGTGCTGGTTTCATGGGGCTTGACGTTGTAAAAGAGCTTTCTCATTATCTGGAAAACATTCTTGGCCTTATAAGGGACAGAGAGATTGTTATCAGCTCTGATATAATCAGCATTCTTCTGAGAAGCTTTGACAAGCTGAAAGAACTAATCTCAAACATTGAAACAAGTAATGATCAAGAAATAAGTCAATTTGTCAAAGATTTGAAAAGCATAACTGAAACAAATCTTCCTGAAGACGAACAGATTGCAATAGAAGAAATCTGCCAAATACAGCACCCTGAAAGTAAAATCATTCTTCGACCAAATAGATATGATATTGAACAGGCCAAAAAACAGGGAAAATTTATTTATATTCTTGAATACGACCTTATTAAAGATATTCATAAAAAAAACAAAAATCCGCTTGAAGTAATAACCTCCCTTTCAAAAAGCGGAGTAATCCTTGACTGCAAGATTGACGTTTCTTCAATAGGAACCCTAGAAGATGAAATTCCAACAAAAATTCCACTGTTCATTCTTTTCGGCTCAATAATAGAACCTGATATGGCACCAATACTTGTGGAACTTGACGAAGAATATGTCCACAATATAATAGATGATAAAATGTCTCTTCCAGAAGAGGATATCCAAGAAGCAAAAGGTCCTCTGATTAAAAAAGCTGAAGAACCAGTCAAGGAAACTGAACCTCTTGTTTTTAAAGAATCAAAAGAAGAAAAACCACTAAAAGAAAAGCCAAAGGAAATGGAAAAAAACAAATCCCCACAAAACCCAGTGCCTTCAGAAATAAATAACGGACAAAAGAAACCTTTACCAAGCCCAAATGATGACCTTTCAAAGAAAACACTGTCATCACTCAGGGTTAATATAAATCTGCTTGACAGCCTTATGACCCTTGCCGGAGAACTGGTTCTAAGTAGAAACCAGCTCGTCCAAGGACTAAGTTCATCAAACCAGCATAATATAGACTCTGCAAGCCAGAGAATTGACATGATAACTTCAGAACTTCAAGAAGCTATTATGCAAACAAGGATGCAGCCCATATCCAATGTCTTCAACAAATTCACCAGAGTTGTAAGGGATCTTTCAAAAAATCTGGGAAAAAGAATTGACCTTATATTGGAAGGTAAGGATGTTGAACTTGATAAAACAATAATAGAAGCAATCAACGACCCTCTTACTCATCTTGTCAGAAACTCTGTTGACCATGGTATTGAAATGCCTGATGTAAGAGAAATGGCAGGAAAACTTCCAAACGGAACCATAAGTCTCAAGGCTTACCACGAAGCAGGACAGGTGAATATTGAAATTGAGGATGATGGTGGTGGAATTGACCCTGAAAAGATTGCTTCCATTGCATTAAAAAAAGGTGTGATAACAGAACAAGAGATTAACCTTCTTTCCGTCAAAGACAAAATGAACCTTATTTTTGCTCCAGGCTTTTCAACAGCTGAAGAGGTTACTGAAGTTTCGGGCCGGGGAGTAGGAATGGATGTTGTAAAAAGCAATCTGGAAAAACTAGGCGGAATTATAGACGTTGATTCCAAAAAAGGCAGAGGAACCGTAATCAAAATCAAGCTTCCTCTTACACTTGCAATTATACCAAGCCAGATAACTTCCACAGGACATGAAAAATATGCAATTCCCCAGGTAAATTTGGATGAACTTTTAAGAGTCCCTGCAGGGCAAATAAAAGAAAAAATTGAAAAAGTAGGAAATGCTTCAGTTATAAGGCTGAGAGGTACTTTGCTTCCCCTTATAAGACTGGCTGATGTTCTTCAGATTCCAAGAACTTTTATTGACCCTGAAACAGGGGAAGAAAAACCCGAGAGAAGGTTTAGTATAGCTGACAGACGCTCCAAAGATTTCTTTGACGAAACTAGAGATGATAAGCAGCTTTCTGAAGAAGAAATTCAAATACGAAAAGACTATGACAGAAGATATCACTCAAAAAGTGCTATCAATATTGCTGTGGTTTCAGCAGGAACACATAGATACGGCCTTATTGTAGACGAACTAATGGATTCTGAAGAAATTGTTGTAAAACCCCTGGGGAAACATCTTAAAAACTGCAAAGGATATGCAGGAGCCACAATTATGGGAGACGGAAGAGTTGCTCTTATACTTGATGTTGCTTCTATTGCAGAAATGAGTCAATTATCAAATTTTTCATCCTCTAAAAAACTTGTAGAAGAAAAAAACAAATTGGAAAGTTCATCAAACAAGCTCAAAGAACATGCTTCCCTTCTTCTTTTTAAAAACACCCAGGAGGAACAATTTGCAGTTCCCTTAAATCTTGTTGAAAGAATAGAAAGAATAAAGTCAAAAAGTGTGGAACTTGTGGGCGGTCAGAGAGTTGTTCAATATCGCGGAGCTTCGCTTCCTCTTCACGAGCTTGGAGAAGTTGCCAATGTTCAGCCGCTTCCTGATTCCGAACAAGTCGAAGTCATAGTGTTTAAGCTTAAGGGAAAAGAAGTTGGGTTAATGGTGCAGCCGCCTGTAGATGCAGTTGATGTAGTCCTCAACATTGACACACAAACATTGATGCAACCGGGAATAATGGGCTCTCTTATAATAAATGAGATGACAACCCTGATGGTTGATGTTTATTCCTTTTTCAAAATTTTGCATCCGGAATGGTACAATGAATCTGAAACTTATTCAGATATAAACAAAAGCAATTCCCTGGATCCTGGCTCAATTAAAATTCTTTTTGCAGAAGATTCGTCTTTTTTCAGAAATCAGGTTAGTGGTTTCCTTGCGGAAGACGGCTATGATGTAACAATAGCTGAAGACGGAGAAATTGCCTGGAATATTATTTCCGCTGAAGAATACAATTATAACCTGGTGCTTACTGACCTTGAAATGCCCAACATGGACGGATTTGAACTTACATCCAGAATTAAAAAGGATGAAAGATTTTCTAATCTTCCTGTTATAGCACTTACCTCCCTGGCAGGAGAAGGAGATATGGCAAAGGGAAGAGCTGTTGGAATTGATGACTACCAAATCAAACTTGACAGAGAAAAACTTCTCGAAACAATAAAAAATTATCTCAACTAA
- a CDS encoding peptidase U32 family protein, which translates to MKIKKPELLAPAGSLEKLKTAIHFGADAVYLGGKNFSLRNFAGNFTDQEMEEGIKFARKHKVKTYITCNAFPENNELEAISNYLIFLSKLQPDAIIIADPGVVQLAIEYSPEIPIHLSTQANTTNYMSVNFWEKIGVSRVNLARELTLEQIKTINQNTKIETEVFVHGAMCISYSGRCLLSSFMSGRSANKGRCSHPCRWKYHLKEELRPGEYYPVLEDDRGSYIFNSKDLCMIEHIDKVIESGADSLKIEGRMKGTFYLGSVVKAYREAIDLYFHKKTYSVKPSWTELLSSVANRKYCTGFFLDDPDSISANIENIKPDNVHNFLGTITGIKDKMLIVDAKNRILPGEQVKILSPDKAPKPYTVIKITDQNLNSVEKTKPNETFLIQIDNSNFSKGDILFKE; encoded by the coding sequence TTGAAAATAAAAAAACCAGAACTACTCGCCCCTGCAGGAAGCCTTGAAAAACTTAAGACAGCAATTCATTTTGGAGCAGATGCAGTTTATCTGGGCGGAAAAAATTTTTCCCTGAGAAACTTTGCAGGAAACTTTACAGATCAGGAAATGGAAGAAGGGATAAAATTTGCGAGGAAACACAAAGTTAAAACATATATAACATGTAATGCTTTCCCTGAAAACAACGAGCTTGAAGCTATTTCAAACTATCTGATTTTTCTTTCAAAACTACAACCTGACGCCATAATAATTGCAGACCCTGGAGTTGTCCAGCTGGCAATTGAGTATTCACCTGAAATACCTATACATTTAAGCACCCAGGCAAACACAACAAACTATATGTCAGTAAATTTCTGGGAAAAAATCGGAGTCTCAAGGGTTAATCTGGCAAGAGAGCTTACACTTGAACAAATAAAAACTATTAACCAAAACACCAAAATAGAAACAGAAGTCTTTGTTCACGGTGCAATGTGTATTTCATATTCGGGCAGATGTCTGTTAAGCAGTTTTATGTCAGGAAGATCCGCAAATAAAGGCAGATGTTCCCACCCATGCAGATGGAAATATCATTTAAAAGAGGAACTAAGACCAGGGGAATATTACCCTGTTTTAGAAGATGATAGGGGTTCTTATATATTTAATTCAAAAGATCTCTGTATGATAGAACATATTGACAAAGTAATTGAATCAGGAGCTGACTCTCTTAAAATTGAAGGCAGAATGAAGGGGACATTTTATCTGGGTTCCGTTGTAAAAGCATACAGAGAAGCAATTGATTTATATTTTCATAAAAAAACATACTCAGTCAAGCCATCATGGACAGAGCTTTTGTCAAGCGTAGCAAATAGAAAATACTGTACAGGTTTTTTCCTGGATGACCCTGATTCAATCTCAGCAAACATTGAAAACATTAAACCTGACAATGTTCACAACTTTCTGGGCACAATAACGGGAATAAAGGATAAAATGCTTATTGTAGATGCAAAAAACAGAATTTTACCCGGAGAGCAAGTAAAAATACTTTCCCCTGATAAAGCCCCAAAACCTTATACTGTAATAAAAATTACAGACCAAAATCTCAATTCTGTTGAAAAAACAAAGCCAAATGAAACATTTTTGATTCAAATAGACAATTCTAACTTCAGCAAGGGTGATATTCTTTTTAAAGAATAA
- a CDS encoding LysM peptidoglycan-binding domain-containing protein, with translation MKKIIILISTALIISSCSINQNSNPTPVQPPINYNEIESQSQYYNTNDSLTNQDADTINTEPVVAETLPLEQDSDFYSRSIEEALDFCDASQKFREKNDQENALKALDQAYRILSEIPSEENITQQLDDLRYTIAKRIMEIYSTRIEGTKGMAEEIPLTMNPHIEKEIERFTGKERRFFIYSYKRSGKYMPMILEKLKEADLPEELAWLPLIESGFKEKALSHARALGLWQFIPSTGYKFGLKRNLYIDERLDPESSTDAAIAYLKELHSIFGDWSTVLAAYNCGEGRVLRTIKKQNLMYLDNFWDLYLQLPYETARYVPRFIATLHIVKNLEKYGFNDIQPYKSYETEKIFVNKSVHLKDISKAIGESFETLQELNPALRYDIVPPEGSNVNIPSGKKEMLIASIKDLPEKKIEKSYAMHKVRRGETLSQIANTYKTSVKSIMLTNRLSKNNYILPGQLLKIPSKTYLSATDVKPQNLKTKTGTTYYTVKKGDSLWSIARKFNTSANTIKQSNNLNSNLLSIGQKLRVKTDIKSLTKYQVKSGDSPFRIASKHNMSLKRFLNINDMSSSTTIFPGQEVYVE, from the coding sequence ATGAAAAAAATTATTATTCTAATATCTACGGCCTTAATTATCAGTTCATGCTCTATAAATCAAAACTCCAACCCTACTCCAGTTCAACCTCCAATCAATTATAATGAAATCGAAAGTCAATCCCAGTATTATAATACTAATGATAGCCTCACAAATCAGGATGCTGATACAATCAATACAGAACCGGTTGTTGCTGAAACTCTTCCATTAGAGCAAGATTCCGACTTTTATTCTCGATCCATTGAAGAAGCCCTTGATTTTTGTGATGCTTCTCAAAAGTTTAGAGAAAAAAATGACCAGGAAAATGCACTTAAAGCACTTGACCAGGCATACAGAATTTTGTCTGAAATACCTTCAGAAGAAAACATTACCCAACAACTTGATGACTTAAGATATACTATTGCAAAAAGAATAATGGAAATATATTCCACAAGAATTGAAGGCACTAAAGGCATGGCTGAGGAAATACCTCTAACCATGAACCCACATATAGAAAAAGAGATTGAAAGATTTACAGGCAAAGAAAGAAGGTTCTTTATATATTCCTATAAAAGATCCGGTAAATATATGCCCATGATCCTCGAAAAACTTAAAGAGGCTGATCTTCCAGAAGAACTTGCATGGCTCCCGCTTATTGAAAGCGGATTTAAAGAAAAAGCTCTCTCCCATGCAAGGGCACTTGGCCTTTGGCAGTTTATTCCTTCAACAGGATATAAGTTTGGACTTAAAAGGAATCTTTACATAGATGAAAGGCTTGATCCAGAATCATCAACTGATGCGGCAATCGCCTACCTTAAAGAGCTTCATTCAATTTTTGGAGACTGGTCAACAGTGCTTGCAGCCTACAATTGCGGTGAAGGAAGGGTTTTGAGAACAATAAAAAAACAAAACCTAATGTACCTTGATAATTTTTGGGATCTCTACCTTCAGCTCCCATATGAAACAGCAAGGTATGTTCCAAGATTTATTGCCACACTTCATATTGTAAAAAACCTTGAGAAATACGGCTTCAATGATATTCAGCCCTATAAAAGCTATGAAACAGAAAAAATATTTGTTAACAAATCAGTTCATCTCAAAGACATTTCAAAAGCCATAGGTGAAAGTTTTGAAACACTCCAAGAGCTTAATCCAGCACTGAGATATGACATAGTTCCTCCCGAAGGCTCAAATGTAAATATTCCTTCAGGGAAAAAAGAAATGCTCATAGCCAGCATTAAAGATCTACCAGAAAAAAAGATTGAAAAATCATATGCCATGCACAAAGTAAGACGTGGAGAAACTCTTTCACAAATAGCCAACACTTATAAAACTTCAGTAAAATCAATAATGCTAACAAACCGGCTTTCAAAAAACAATTACATCCTTCCAGGACAATTACTTAAAATACCAAGCAAAACATATCTTTCTGCTACTGATGTAAAACCACAGAACCTAAAAACAAAAACAGGGACAACCTATTACACTGTTAAAAAAGGCGACTCTCTTTGGTCAATAGCAAGGAAATTCAACACTTCTGCAAATACGATCAAACAAAGCAACAACCTGAACTCAAACCTTCTTTCCATAGGACAAAAGCTAAGAGTAAAAACAGACATAAAATCACTGACAAAATATCAGGTTAAGTCCGGTGACAGTCCTTTCAGAATAGCCTCTAAACACAATATGTCTCTTAAAAGATTTTTAAATATCAATGACATGAGCAGCTCCACAACTATTTTCCCTGGTCAAGAAGTTTATGTGGAATAA
- the tuf gene encoding elongation factor Tu has translation MAKEKFARTKPHVNVGTIGHIDHGKTTLTAAITKNCGLKGWADPIDYDNIDKAPEERERGITIATSHVEYESENRHYAHVDCPGHADYIKNMITGAAQMDGAVLVVSANDGPMPQTREHILLARQVGVPRMVVFLNKCDMVDDEELIELVEMEIQELLEAYDFSADDTPIIRGSALNALSSEDPDAPESQCIWELLKALDETIPEPERLVDLPFLMPVEDVFSISGRGTVVTGRVERGVVKPGEEIEIVGIKPTIKTICTGVEMFRKILDEGLAGDNVGLLLRGTKREDVERGQVCAKPGSITPHTKFKAEVYILTKEEGGRHTPFFTGYRPQFFFRTTDVTGILNLPEGVEMVMPGDNVTIDAELIAPIAMEKELRFAVREGGRTVGAGVVADIIE, from the coding sequence ATGGCTAAGGAAAAATTCGCACGTACTAAGCCTCATGTAAACGTTGGAACAATCGGTCATATTGACCATGGCAAAACAACTCTTACAGCAGCTATTACAAAGAATTGTGGACTAAAGGGTTGGGCTGATCCAATAGATTATGATAATATTGATAAGGCTCCTGAGGAAAGAGAAAGAGGGATTACAATTGCTACATCCCATGTTGAGTATGAATCTGAAAACCGTCATTATGCACATGTTGACTGCCCAGGTCATGCTGACTATATCAAAAACATGATCACAGGTGCTGCCCAGATGGACGGTGCTGTTCTTGTTGTAAGTGCTAACGACGGACCAATGCCCCAGACACGTGAGCATATTCTTCTTGCACGTCAGGTTGGTGTTCCCAGAATGGTTGTTTTCCTTAATAAGTGTGATATGGTTGATGATGAAGAACTAATTGAGCTGGTTGAAATGGAAATCCAGGAACTCCTCGAAGCATATGATTTCTCAGCAGATGATACTCCTATAATCAGAGGAAGTGCTCTAAATGCTCTTTCATCTGAAGATCCAGATGCTCCTGAGTCACAATGTATATGGGAGCTTTTAAAAGCACTTGATGAAACAATTCCAGAGCCAGAGCGTTTGGTTGATCTTCCTTTTCTTATGCCTGTTGAAGACGTTTTTTCAATTTCAGGTCGAGGTACTGTTGTGACCGGAAGAGTTGAAAGAGGTGTTGTTAAGCCGGGTGAAGAGATTGAAATTGTTGGTATCAAGCCTACTATAAAGACTATTTGTACCGGTGTTGAGATGTTTAGAAAAATTCTTGATGAAGGACTTGCTGGTGATAACGTTGGTCTTCTTCTTCGCGGAACAAAAAGAGAAGATGTTGAGCGTGGGCAGGTTTGTGCCAAGCCTGGTTCTATTACGCCCCATACAAAATTCAAGGCAGAAGTTTATATCCTTACAAAAGAAGAAGGTGGAAGACATACTCCTTTCTTTACAGGTTACAGACCTCAGTTTTTCTTCAGAACAACTGATGTGACAGGTATCCTTAACCTTCCTGAAGGTGTGGAAATGGTAATGCCTGGCGATAACGTAACTATAGACGCAGAACTTATTGCTCCGATAGCTATGGAAAAAGAGCTTAGATTCGCTGTTAGAGAAGGCGGTAGAACAGTTGGTGCAGGTGTTGTTGCGGATATAATCGAGTAG
- the rpmG gene encoding 50S ribosomal protein L33: MRVIITLACDECKQRNYTNTKNKRTTPDKLEFRKFCKFCGKHTLHKETK, translated from the coding sequence ATGAGAGTTATTATTACATTGGCATGTGATGAGTGCAAACAGAGAAACTATACCAATACAAAAAATAAGCGGACAACTCCAGATAAACTAGAGTTTCGCAAGTTCTGCAAGTTTTGCGGAAAGCATACATTGCATAAAGAAACTAAATAG
- the secE gene encoding preprotein translocase subunit SecE, which translates to MGRLHQKKSDQEKREKRKKLQDEQVITKSSKKAQVPAKTSKQVRETKKDSFFRKSIEFVKEARGELKRVVWPGRKQTIASTIMVIVFVAIVSSFLGLADFILSGLMALVLRS; encoded by the coding sequence ATGGGGCGGTTGCATCAAAAAAAAAGCGATCAGGAAAAAAGAGAAAAACGAAAAAAACTTCAGGATGAGCAGGTTATCACTAAAAGTTCAAAAAAAGCTCAAGTTCCTGCAAAGACATCAAAGCAAGTAAGAGAAACTAAGAAAGACTCTTTTTTCCGTAAATCAATAGAGTTTGTAAAAGAGGCCAGAGGCGAGCTTAAGAGAGTTGTATGGCCAGGACGCAAACAAACAATAGCGTCAACAATAATGGTAATAGTTTTTGTTGCTATTGTATCTTCATTTCTTGGGCTGGCAGATTTTATTCTGTCCGGTCTTATGGCTCTTGTACTCCGGTCATAG
- the nusG gene encoding transcription termination/antitermination protein NusG, with the protein MTDFKWYIVHVYSGFENRVKLTLEEKISISPLKDKFGEIVVPTETVVELVQGKKKESSRKFYPGYILINMHLTDPTWHLVNSVSKVTGFLGSRNKPTPVSDREVEQILKRMEEGKEKPLPKYYFESGDEVRVIDGPFTNFNGTVEEVNPEKGKIKVLVSIFGRSTPVELDFVQVKKL; encoded by the coding sequence TTGACGGATTTTAAGTGGTATATCGTACATGTTTACTCGGGTTTTGAAAATCGTGTAAAACTTACTTTGGAAGAAAAAATTTCCATTTCTCCTTTGAAGGATAAATTTGGAGAAATTGTTGTTCCAACAGAAACAGTGGTTGAGCTTGTTCAGGGAAAAAAGAAAGAGTCCTCCAGAAAGTTTTATCCTGGTTATATCCTGATAAACATGCATCTTACCGATCCTACCTGGCATCTTGTAAACAGTGTGTCCAAGGTTACCGGCTTTCTAGGAAGCAGGAATAAACCAACACCTGTGAGTGATCGGGAAGTTGAGCAAATTTTAAAGCGAATGGAAGAGGGAAAAGAAAAGCCGCTTCCAAAATACTATTTTGAGTCTGGAGATGAAGTCAGAGTTATTGATGGTCCATTTACCAATTTTAACGGAACTGTTGAAGAAGTTAATCCCGAAAAGGGAAAAATTAAAGTTCTAGTTAGTATTTTCGGCCGTTCTACACCAGTTGAGCTTGATTTTGTTCAAGTTAAAAAATTATGA
- the rplK gene encoding 50S ribosomal protein L11, with protein sequence MAKKVMAQIKLQVQAGKANPSPPIGPALGQHGVNIMDFCKAFNARTQDDVGMIIPVVITVYQDRTFTFITKTPPAAVLLRKSLKLEKGSSEPNKTKVGKIKRSQLEEIAQVKMKDLNAHDLEAAVKIIAGTARSMGVEVVK encoded by the coding sequence ATGGCGAAGAAAGTTATGGCGCAAATAAAGTTGCAGGTTCAGGCGGGGAAAGCTAATCCTTCTCCACCTATTGGCCCTGCACTTGGCCAGCATGGCGTAAATATAATGGATTTTTGCAAGGCATTCAATGCTAGAACTCAAGACGACGTCGGGATGATTATACCTGTTGTTATTACTGTGTACCAGGATAGAACTTTTACATTTATTACAAAGACTCCTCCTGCTGCTGTTCTTTTAAGAAAAAGCCTTAAGCTTGAAAAAGGTTCTTCTGAGCCGAACAAGACCAAAGTTGGTAAAATTAAGCGCTCACAGCTTGAAGAAATAGCTCAGGTTAAAATGAAGGATTTGAATGCACATGATCTTGAAGCTGCTGTGAAGATAATCGCAGGAACTGCAAGAAGCATGGGTGTTGAAGTTGTAAAATAA